The proteins below come from a single Alnus glutinosa chromosome 9, dhAlnGlut1.1, whole genome shotgun sequence genomic window:
- the LOC133877047 gene encoding elongation factor 1-alpha has protein sequence MGKEKFHINIVVIGHVDSGKSTTTGHLIYKLGGIDKRVIERFEKEAAEMNKRSFKYAWVLDKLKAERERGITIDIALWKFETTKYYCTVIDAPGHRDFIKNMITGTSQADCAVLIIDSTTGGFEAGISKDGQTREHALLAFTLGVRQMICCCNKMDATTPKYSKARYEEIVKEVSSYLKKVGYNPDKIPFVPISGFEGDNMIERSTNLDWYKGPTLLEALDLLSEPKRPSDKPLRLPLQDVYKIGGIGTVPVGRVETGIIKPGMVVTFGPTGLTTEVKSVEMHHEALLEALPGDNVGFNVKNVAVKDLKRGFVASNSKDDPAKEAANFTSQVIIMNHPGQIGNGYAPVLDCHTCHIAVKFAELVTKIDRRSGKEIEKEPKFLKNGDAGIVKMIPTKPMVVETFSEYPPLGRFAVRDMRQTVAVGVIKGVEKKDPSGAKVTKSAAKKK, from the exons ATGGGTAAGGAGAAGTTTCACATCAACATTGTGGTCATTGGCCACGTCGACTCTGGAAAGTCGACAACCACAGGGCACTTGATCTATAAGCTTGGAGGTATTGACAAGCGTGTTATTGAGAGGTTCGAGAAGGAGGCTGCGGAGATGAACAAGAGGTCATTCAAGTATGCCTGGGTGTTGGACAAGCTCAAGGCCGAACGCGAACGTGGTATTACCATTGACATTGCCTTGTGGAAGTTTGAGACTACCAAGTACTACTGCACTGTCATTGATGCTCCTGGACACCGTGACTTTATCAAGAACATGATCACCGGTACCTCACAGGCTGACTGTGCTGTCCTCATTATTGACTCCACCACTGGTGGTTTTGAAGCTGGTATTTCCAAGGATGGTCAGACCCGTGAGCATGCATTACTTGCTTTTACCCTTGGTGTGAGGCAGATGATTTGCTGCTGCAACAAG ATGGATGCTACAACCCCCAAGTACTCCAAGGCAAGGTATGAGGAAATCGTTAAGGAAGTCTCATCCTATCTGAAGAAGGTTGGGTACAACCCTGACAAGATCCCCTTTGTCCCCATCTCTGGTTTTGAGGGTGACAACATGATTGAGAGGTCTACAAACCTCGACTGGTACAAGGGCCCCACCCTCCTTGAGGCTCTTGACTTGCTCTCGGAGCCCAAGAGGCCATCAGACAAGCCCCTCCGTCTCCCACTCCAGGATGTCTACAAGATTGGCGGTATTGGAACTGTCCCTGTTGGACGTGTTGAGACAGGTATCATCAAGCCTGGTATGGTTGTGACCTTTGGGCCTACTGGACTGACAACTGAAGTCAAGTCCGTTGAGATGCACCATGAAGCTCTCCTGGAGGCCCTTCCTGGTGACAACGTGGGGTTCAACGTGAAGAATGTTGCTGTCAAGGATCTCAAGCGTGGTTTTGTTGCTTCCAACTCCAAGGATGATCCTGCCAAGGAGGCTGCTAACTTCACCTCCCAGGTCATCATCATGAACCATCCCGGTCAGATTGGTAATGGTTATGCTCCAGTGCTCGACTGCCACACCTGCCACATTGCTGTGAAGTTTGCTGAGCTGGTGACCAAGATTGACAGGCGATCTGGTAAGGAGATAGAGAAGGAGCCTAAGTTTTTGAAGAATGGTGATGCAGGGATCGTGAAGATGATTCCCACGAAGCCCATGGTGGTGGAGACTTTCTCCGAGTATCCTCCACTTGGTCGGTTTGCGGTGAGGGACATGCGCCAGACTGTGGCTGTTGGAGTCATCAAGGGTGtagagaagaaggatccaagtGGTGCCAAGGTCACCAAGTCTGCTGCTAAGAAGAAGTGA